DNA from Triticum aestivum cultivar Chinese Spring chromosome 7D, IWGSC CS RefSeq v2.1, whole genome shotgun sequence:
GATTGTGGGGTTGTTCAGTAATTAGTCAAAAAGAAAATGTTGCCGTGGATGACCgtaggcggcttgattttactttTTTTAATAAGATTGTTTTTGAAATGCTGCATATAAAATGAATTTTTGTCAAATGATTAGATGCAAAGCATTGTTTTTTTTCTTGGGAAGATGCAAAAGTAGTGTTCTGTATACACATAACATGCTTAAATGCTTAAATGCTTTCATCACAAGAGTATATTTGGCAGTGTCTGAAGCTGGATGTGTTTATGGACGTGTTTTACATGAGTAATTAGAAAACAAAACTTCCTCATCCAACGGCAAAGATAGGGCTCGGGTTTTTTATTCTCACCCTAAGATTCTAGTCCTGAACAAAGTTTACTCGCAACATGACAAATCAAGgccacccgcaaaaaaaaacatgACGAATCAAGACAACTGGGATAGCTAAAGGAGGTGTTGTCATCGCCACTATCTCTGCAGAACTTTGAAATGAAACTTGCATATCTTTTTTTTGAGAATGAAACCTGCATATTTCGGACTGGAGAGAAAACCGTTGTCCTGAGTCGGCCCATTCCGTGAATCGGTCTGGTCGAGGACCAGCAAGGGCCTACCAGGCGACCATTCGGCCCAGTGGCAACCACGTAATTTCAACCGCGCGGCCGAACCCTATATACTCCCTCCCGCTCCCAACCctaccgcgccgccgcccccgaagaagccacccgccgccgccgcctcctcctcctccttgcacgCCCGCCGAGGTTGGTCGCCGGACGCCATGGCTCCCACCAAGAAGTCGGTACGAACCGCACCCCTCTCCCTCCCACTCCCCCTCCCCGTCCTCGGCTCCGAGCTGATTCTGTCCCGAGTGGCTGTGTTTGCGGCTGTGGTCGCCGGCTGACGGATTTCGATTCGATTCCGACTGTGTGCAGAAGAAGAGCACGGAGAACATCAACAACAAGCTGCAGCTGGTGATGAAGAGCGGCAAGTACACGCTCGGCTACAAGACCGTCCTCAAGACGCTCCGGAGCTCCAAGGGTATGTATCGATCGACCCTCTGTTTTTGTCACGCGTCTTGTCTCGGTTCGTCCGATCCGACGTGGTGAATGGCTGGTTACCCCGTTCGTTTGCTGAAATGCGGGGTCAATCGGCTCACAGATCTGTGGCCTGGCTGTTGTGTAGAGTGGAGCTGTTGATGGTTGTCGTTTGGTTATTTGTGTCTGGAACTGCGATTCCGTTAGAAGTTGACAGCTTTAGCTCTACATAGATTGTTTGTAGGATGGTCAATGGCATGCTCTGAATGTTAGGGTGGTCAATGCCATGCCGATTTGGAGCTTAATTACAATGCCATGCCGATTTGGAGCTTAATTACAATGCCATGCTCTGAATGTTGGGATGGTCAATGCAGTAGCCTAGTCTGTAGTGTAGGGTTTTGGATTGGAAACAGAGTGTGAAGTTTTGCTCTTAGGCTTgcctttgctgccatttttttaattGATGAATGTAGCTGCCATTTTCTGATTGATCCAAAATGTCACATTATCTCTAGTGCAATGGGAGGTTAAAATGTTTGCTCAGACAATAGAGTTCATGCTACGATAATCACTGTATTGTTTGTATGGAATTTGCATCCTGTAATGGGACTGAAGTTTACCTCTTTGGCTTGCTTTTGCTGTGCCCTAGAGATGAATACAGCGCCCTAGAATAATACCAGCCTCTTTATTAACACTTCCAGGATTTCTTCCATATCTGGGGGACAATGGAGGTTGGGATACTTGTATTTTGCTGTCATTAGTTCCCACTGTTGTGTAGCAATTGTAGGATATTTTTAGGGGAATTTCATGATATATTGGTAATGTGGAATTTGTAGGTGGATTGTGCATTAGTTCCCACCTCTTTGGCTTGCAGTTTGGTGCTTCCTTATGGTCCAGCACTATTCTAATCCAGTAGGTAACCCCAAAGAGATGTTTAAGAAAGGTGGAGATCTGATTTTAGATTTTCAGACTAGaccacgttcaggctatgactaaACCAACAGTCAATCTGTGTAATGCTTATAACCTTTTTGGGTAACTATTTAAGATTGTCCTTTGTTGGTAGTTAAAACATGAGATGGACTCGTATTATATTGTATTGACTGTTATTTGACATGTGGCACTTTTCAAATAGTCTAATTTGTTTGTTTGCTGTTCAGGGAAGTTGATTATCCTCGCAAACAACTGCCCTCCGCTCAGGAAGTCTGAGATCGAGTACTATGCTATGCTGTCCAAGATCAGCGTTCATCATTTCCATGGAAGTAAGATTATTTGATCCTAGTCTGAAACCTTTTCTCAATGCTTGTTTAACATACGTTGT
Protein-coding regions in this window:
- the LOC123165613 gene encoding 60S ribosomal protein L30-like, which produces MAPTKKSKKSTENINNKLQLVMKSGKYTLGYKTVLKTLRSSKGKLIILANNCPPLRKSEIEYYAMLSKISVHHFHGNNVDLGTACGKYYRVCCLSILDPGDSDIITTVPQ